The sequence TATGGCTACTGCACCATTTGCGCTGTCTTCTCGCAGCCGCTTCAGAAGGGCTTTCACCATTCTGGAGATGCTGGTGGCGACGACGGTGCTCGTTCTGCTCCTTACGCTGATCGCGAGCGTATTGAGCCAGACCACATCGACGATTCGGCAGTCGACCGCCCAGGCGGATGCGTTTACCGCGGCTCGTTCGGCCTTCGACCTTGTCACCCGTCATCTCGCGCAGGCCATCCTCAATCCCTATTGGGACTACGACAGCCCTACATCGCCCACTCGCTATTTGCGGCAGTCCGATCTGCATTTTGTTGTGCGTCAAAACACAAAGGATCCCAGCAGCGGTCAGGAGGTGTTCTTTCAGGCGCCCGATGGGTTTTCCTTATCACCATCCTATCAATCTGCATCTGGCCTCCTGAACGCCTGCGGATACCGTGTGGTCTATGGCAATGACGACGCCTTTCGGGCGACGTCGGCGTCTGCCCCGAGATGGCGCTATCGGCTCATGCAGAGCCTCCAGCCTGCCGAGAGTCTCCGGGTCTTTGATGATAAGACAGTCTCCAACCCAGCGTGGATACAGTCGGCCTTGACGACGGAACTTCCGGTGACTGAGAACATCATTGCGATGATTGTCTGGCCCCGCCTTTCCGCCGGGGATGATCCCACTGGAACGACTCTTTCCTCAGACTACCAGTACAACTCCCGCGAAAACGCCGCAGCCAAGCCGCAGCCCTCCACCGCCAACCAGCTGCCGCCCACGGTTCAGATAACTCTCATCGCCATCAGCGAAGCCTCTGCCGCGCGCATCGACACGCGATCATCGTCTGCACCAACAGAAATCGAGAGCGCGCTGGCGGGGAAGTTTACCCAAGCTTCCCAGTTTCAGCACGATCTCGACGAAGTTGCGCAAAAGTTAACCGCCAAAAACATTGCCTTTCAGATTTTCACGCTCTCGGTCGTCATGAAGGAGTCGAAATGGAGCCCGTGATTTTTCGCCCCCGCGCCTTTTCGATCGTCGAGCTCCTGGTCGTCATCGCCATCATTAGCATCCTCATGGCGCTCACCGTTCCAGCCGTCTCCTCGCTGATCGAGAATACAAACGTGACCCGCGGAGCCCAACTCGTGGAAAGCCAGATCCAACTCGCCCGCCAGCTCGCCTCCTCCAGGAATCGGCCCGTTGAGGTCCGTCTCATCAAGGTTCCCGCGCAATCCGCCACCGGGGTCAGTGCCATTCAACTCTGGCAGATGGACCCGCCGAGTGGCGCCAATGCCGCGCAGGCTCGCCCGCTGACACGCGCGGAAATGCTTCCGACGGCGATCTGCATTTCTGAAGACGCCACTGCGGCGTCCCGTCTTTTCGCCAAATGCGGCTTTACCAACTCGATCCCCTCCGGCTCGCCCCTTTCTGGCAGTTCCTACGCCGCCTTTCAGATCTTTCCCTCGGGCCTGCTCTCTCCCTACGTGGATATGCAGACGGCTTACATGACCGTATTGCCGACGCGAAATGCCAAGGAGACATCGCTGCCCCGCAACTACGCGATCATCCAGATCAACCCCATGACAGGAACTCCCAGCACCTACCGGCCATAATGATCCTCCCGACATTAGCAAGATCCAGGCAACGCGGCGTGGCGTTGGTGATTGTGCTCGCCATGGTGGCTCTCATCGCCGCCCTTGCCATCGGCTTTCTCAATCGCGCCGGGTCCAATCGCAGCGCAGCCGCAAGCTATGGCGCCACCGCGACCACCCGGCAGATCGCCGACAACACAGTCAATATCGTCCAGGGACAGATCAATCTCGCCACCCAGCTTCCTGCGGGTTCCGTGTGGGCGTCTCAGCCCGGCGCCATCCGCACCTTCAAGTCCGACGGCTCGCTCGACACCATCTATCGGCTCTACTCGGCATCATCGTTGACTGCCTCCAACTACAACGCCCTGGCGACCGATGTTCCCTCTGCCAACTGGGCTTCTGCTCCCGCGATTTGGGTGGACCTCAATGCCCCGGCAGTGCGCACCGGCACGTCCTCCCTAAGCTATCCCATTCTCGATCCGAGATCTCCGACAGGCTCCGGCCTCCTCAACCTCGATGGTTTTGCCCTGACAAATCCGCCGGGCTCTTCCAGCAGTCAGCCTGTTCCCATGCCAGTGCGATGGCTTTATGTTCTCCGCAATGGCGAAATCATCGCGCCCGACAATGGCGGCTCGGGACAAATAGCCACCTTTGCCAACTCCAACGTGAAGCCAAGCGCGGACAATCCCATCGTGGGACGCACTGCCTTCTGGACCGATGACGAAAGCTGCAAGATCAACGTCAATACTGCCGGTGATGGGACCTTCTGGGACACTCCCCATGTTGACGCCCCGGACGAACACAAACTGGCAAACAGCCAGCCCATGGCCCGGGAATTCAATCGCTATCCCGGTCACCCGGCCACCACTTCGCTCAAGGCAGTCTTTACGGCTCTGGGTGTCGATCTCGGGACCTACCCCTCGGCCATGGGGCAGACATCGAATCTCTTCAAATTGCTTCCTCGCTACAATGACGACTACGGCTCCAAGCAAGGCACAGCTACAACGACGGCCTCCTCCAATCCCGTCACCGCGAAATCTGGTCGCTTTTATTCCGGTACGGGAGAGATGCTTTTCAGCCCCGCGCGTACCAGTTCGGGATTGACGCTTTCCCAGACCGAGGTGGGGAAGTTTTTCCTCACCGCCACCAGCCGCGCGCCAGAGCTGAATCTCTTCGGCCAGCCCCGCATTGCCACCTGGCCCGTCTCGGAAAACTCCAGCGACAGCTATCGAACTCCCGTCGATCGTCTCATCGCCTTTGCCTCCACCATCAATGGCAAGCCGTATTATTTCACCCGTCTCAATCCCCGCAGCACCACTGTTGATATTTCCCTCAATCGTAATCAGGAGCTTCTGAACTATCTCGATCGCTCCACCCAGCGCAATGTACCCGGCGTCGGCAAAAGCTTCGTCGACAAATACGGGCAGGCTGAAACCCGGCAGATTCTCACCGAGATTTTCGACTACATCCGTTGCATGAACCTGAGGGATTCGACATTAAGCGAAACCTATCAATACGCTACCCGCTCGCCTAGCGCCGCCTCAAACGAAACCTACGGACTTGGCGAGGTGACGCCGAGCATTTCAACCAGCTGGGGTACGCAAGGTTTTGGACGATTTTATCGCATTACCGAGGTGGCGCTTGTATTCGTCGCCGTGGGGGAGGGATCCAACGGCTCGACAAGCGCCACCCCGGTCCTTTCTAGCCAGGCAGGGACGGTGGGCTATACTGGATCCCTCCCCGGTTTCACCCCGGCAAACTCCACGCGGGCCGTTCAGGCCTTCCTGGTCATGAACTTCTTCGATCCCAATTTCGGATGGAGCAGTCACTACCCCAATGCGAACATTACCGTTTCGGGGCTCAATTCCTTTAAACTTAACAACCAATCGATGGCCATGCCGGGAAGTGCATCGATCCCGCTATTTTTTACGACGCCTCCCCTTCACTCGCGCGCCTACGGGGGGCCTCTCGACTGGCGGGTTCTTCTCCGCAAGTTCGGCCCCAATTCGCCGCCGAAATCGGGAGCCTATGCGGAGTTTCCCTTCTACAGCAAGATCCTTGAGATCCCAACAGGACCGGGTTCCATGGATTTCTCCGGCGGCAAGCTGACCATCCAGCTCTACGACGAGAAATCGAATCTCGTTTCAACCTACGACATCGACTTTCCGAGCTACTCGACGCTGCCG comes from Terrimicrobium sacchariphilum and encodes:
- the vccD gene encoding Verru_Chthon cassette protein D, which codes for MIFRPRAFSIVELLVVIAIISILMALTVPAVSSLIENTNVTRGAQLVESQIQLARQLASSRNRPVEVRLIKVPAQSATGVSAIQLWQMDPPSGANAAQARPLTRAEMLPTAICISEDATAASRLFAKCGFTNSIPSGSPLSGSSYAAFQIFPSGLLSPYVDMQTAYMTVLPTRNAKETSLPRNYAIIQINPMTGTPSTYRP
- the vccA gene encoding Verru_Chthon cassette protein A — protein: MALVIVLAMVALIAALAIGFLNRAGSNRSAAASYGATATTRQIADNTVNIVQGQINLATQLPAGSVWASQPGAIRTFKSDGSLDTIYRLYSASSLTASNYNALATDVPSANWASAPAIWVDLNAPAVRTGTSSLSYPILDPRSPTGSGLLNLDGFALTNPPGSSSSQPVPMPVRWLYVLRNGEIIAPDNGGSGQIATFANSNVKPSADNPIVGRTAFWTDDESCKINVNTAGDGTFWDTPHVDAPDEHKLANSQPMAREFNRYPGHPATTSLKAVFTALGVDLGTYPSAMGQTSNLFKLLPRYNDDYGSKQGTATTTASSNPVTAKSGRFYSGTGEMLFSPARTSSGLTLSQTEVGKFFLTATSRAPELNLFGQPRIATWPVSENSSDSYRTPVDRLIAFASTINGKPYYFTRLNPRSTTVDISLNRNQELLNYLDRSTQRNVPGVGKSFVDKYGQAETRQILTEIFDYIRCMNLRDSTLSETYQYATRSPSAASNETYGLGEVTPSISTSWGTQGFGRFYRITEVALVFVAVGEGSNGSTSATPVLSSQAGTVGYTGSLPGFTPANSTRAVQAFLVMNFFDPNFGWSSHYPNANITVSGLNSFKLNNQSMAMPGSASIPLFFTTPPLHSRAYGGPLDWRVLLRKFGPNSPPKSGAYAEFPFYSKILEIPTGPGSMDFSGGKLTIQLYDEKSNLVSTYDIDFPSYSTLPIPSLPVFRQFGVNLSDLNDRFGKGSALSNNFPTTLIDPADVVFGVVPSKASGDYRLLARTNVPSSVFVRHPSAGTQAQGFGFDTPVLEFSGSIRGTLYDPALLQNRKPFVPATVQGAFVGGSSNIPGDWDNGFGRRLDGPFINKPDEGTIYNAGTEDPYFKTDYGETAIGASFFSANRQVPSPAMFGSLPTGVLSMKPWQTLLFRPGPTGHPGSDDPRDHYLLDLFWMPVAEPYAISEPFSTAGKVNMNYQILPFTYITRNTALRAVLSPEKVAQIGKVSGAYTRVISGSARSSLNLNDTDGTLRQFKERFSQGDIFRSATEICDIFLVPSGSSWTSDSAARTAWYGDNFTYVGDNLRERPYATIYPRVTTKSNTFRVYYTTQSLNNRSTNPAVWNESLGVVTGEYRGSTTIERYLNPADTNLPDAATDTSNPSLEGYYRWRIVEQTSFAP